The following are encoded together in the Plasmodium brasilianum strain Bolivian I chromosome 10, whole genome shotgun sequence genome:
- a CDS encoding ras-related protein Rab-1A: protein MNENRSRDYDYLYKIILIGDSGVGKSCILLRFSDDHFTESYITTIGVDFRFRTIKVDEKIVKLQIWDTAGQERFRTITSAYYRGADGIIIIYDTTDRNSFLHINEWMNEINKYTNEDTCKLLVGNKADCKDEIEITTTEGENKAKELNIPFVETSAKDATNVELAFTMITQELIKKKKKKNINTINNNQAKVKLSMEDRTQGPYCSC from the coding sequence atgaatgaaaataGGTCTAGAGATTACgattatttgtataaaataattttaataggTGACAGCGGAGTAGGTAAGTCATGCATATTATTACGATTTTCGGATGACCATTTTACGGAAAGTTATATAACAACAATAGGTGTAGACTTTCGATTTAGAACAATTAAAGTAgatgaaaaaattgtaaaattacaaatatggGATACGGCTGGACAAGAAAGATTTAGAACAATAACATCAGCATATTATAGAGGTGCTGATGggataattataatatatgatacaACAGACAGAAATtcctttttacatattaatgaatggatgaatgaaataaataagtacaCGAATGAAGATACTTGTAAATTACTAGTAGGTAATAAAGCGGACTGTAAGGACGAAATTGAAATAACAACAACAGAAGGAGAAAACAAAGCAAAAGAACTGAACATTCCATTTGTAGAGACATCCGCAAAGGATGCTACTAATGTTGAGTTAGCATTTACTATGATAACAcaagaattaattaaaaagaaaaaaaaaaaaaatataaatacgaTAAATAACAATCAAGCCAAGGTAAAGTTGTCCATGGAAGACAGAACGCAAGGCCCCTATTGCTCCTGCTAA